Proteins from a genomic interval of Archangium lipolyticum:
- a CDS encoding MotA/TolQ/ExbB proton channel family protein: protein MTSFVLLAQMGNEQVGWLSRKLLGVTLTSAEWVLWVLVVLSVLSIALMLERAVYFATHRLPDSEKLAVRLARGELEAVRTAVANRKGMEAAVLREALASVEQGPDTVEQVIASTVARERPQYERYLSFLGTLGNNAPFIGLFGTVLGIIKAFHDLGNMGAKGAAIQQTVMAGISEALVATAVGLAVAIPAVVAFNVFNRQLKTLTSRTTALGHALVGSLRAQGRSPGAAQAVASGEAR from the coding sequence ATGACGTCCTTTGTTCTCCTGGCCCAGATGGGCAACGAGCAGGTCGGTTGGCTCAGCCGCAAGCTGCTCGGCGTGACGCTCACCAGCGCCGAGTGGGTGCTGTGGGTGCTCGTCGTCCTGTCCGTCCTCTCCATCGCGTTGATGCTGGAGCGGGCCGTGTACTTCGCCACGCACCGGCTGCCCGACTCCGAGAAGCTGGCCGTGCGGCTGGCCCGGGGCGAGCTCGAGGCGGTGCGCACCGCGGTGGCCAACCGCAAGGGTATGGAGGCGGCGGTGCTGCGCGAGGCGCTGGCCTCGGTGGAGCAGGGTCCGGACACAGTGGAGCAGGTGATCGCCTCCACGGTGGCGCGCGAGCGTCCCCAGTACGAGCGCTACCTGTCCTTCCTGGGCACGCTGGGCAACAACGCCCCCTTCATCGGCCTGTTCGGCACGGTGCTCGGCATCATCAAGGCCTTCCACGACCTGGGCAACATGGGCGCCAAGGGCGCCGCCATCCAGCAGACGGTGATGGCGGGCATCTCCGAGGCGCTCGTGGCCACGGCGGTGGGTCTCGCCGTCGCCATCCCCGCGGTGGTGGCCTTCAACGTCTTCAACCGCCAGCTCAAGACGCTCACCTCGCGCACCACCGCGCTGGGCCATGCGCTGGTGGGCAGCCTGCGCGCCCAGGGCCGGAGCCCGGGCGCTGCCCAGGCCGTGGCGTCCGGGGAGGCGCGTTAA
- a CDS encoding C39 family peptidase: MSTISRSSLSNVHGGLARALGSKIDAPKQKNELGQLEQMLAKLAEALGGKNGAGDAQGKYKAGKEDTLELLAKLLKMLGFPGSEEEILNQLKSLNPQSKDGKLQAGQQVRLPSPGGVNGDSTFTPASTRSGPSLGGPSSVGPGSPLSGASGASGAAPVSDGQHVVGRDVPYINQLSPTGADGSYTNGAMNCGPASMAMLAREMGYGAGMTDAQLINHLGQIGGTNSSEGTNVNGIVAMANAMGKNAQINQGTNVSWMADQLRQGKQVVALGDFHAMPPHQDEGRTSGHFVTVTGMDANGNFLVRDPADPNVRAVSPEQMAHFLGSHPAGGHQVAIG, from the coding sequence ATGTCCACCATCTCCCGCTCTTCCCTCTCCAACGTACACGGCGGCCTCGCTCGGGCGCTCGGCAGCAAGATCGACGCGCCGAAGCAGAAGAACGAGCTCGGCCAGCTCGAACAGATGCTGGCGAAGCTGGCCGAGGCCCTCGGCGGCAAGAACGGCGCGGGCGACGCGCAGGGCAAGTACAAGGCGGGCAAGGAGGACACCCTCGAGCTGCTGGCCAAGCTGCTCAAGATGCTCGGGTTCCCGGGCTCCGAGGAGGAGATCCTCAACCAGCTGAAGTCCCTCAACCCCCAGAGCAAGGACGGCAAGCTGCAGGCCGGCCAGCAGGTGCGCCTGCCCAGCCCCGGCGGCGTCAACGGCGACAGCACCTTCACCCCGGCGTCGACGCGCTCCGGTCCGAGCCTCGGTGGGCCCTCGTCGGTCGGTCCGGGCTCTCCGCTGTCGGGTGCCTCGGGTGCCTCGGGCGCCGCGCCCGTCTCCGACGGACAGCACGTGGTGGGCCGTGACGTGCCCTACATCAACCAGCTCAGCCCTACCGGTGCCGATGGCAGCTACACCAACGGCGCCATGAACTGCGGCCCTGCCTCCATGGCGATGCTCGCCCGGGAGATGGGCTACGGCGCCGGCATGACCGACGCCCAGCTCATCAACCACCTGGGCCAGATCGGCGGGACGAACTCCTCCGAGGGCACCAACGTCAACGGCATCGTCGCCATGGCCAACGCCATGGGCAAGAACGCTCAAATCAACCAGGGCACGAACGTGTCGTGGATGGCGGACCAGTTGCGCCAGGGCAAGCAGGTCGTCGCGCTCGGCGACTTCCACGCCATGCCGCCGCACCAGGACGAGGGCCGCACCTCCGGCCACTTCGTGACCGTCACGGGCATGGACGCCAACGGCAACTTCCTCGTGCGCGACCCGGCCGACCCGAACGTGCGCGCCGTCTCCCCGGAGCAGATGGCCCACTTCCTCGGCTCCCATCCGGCCGGTGGCCACCAGGTTGCGATCGGCTGA
- a CDS encoding M4 family metallopeptidase: MVRNRILTALLALPLAACGVDGSNETQTEGADGVGTLSSADVKSALSVIPGAEVLGKHEDGAVPFFVRGDFGTTGQSLHGLAASDVRAQMGDALNRIAPIFRLQAADLVVRSSRVDELGHTHVRYAQTKNGLPVVNDELVVHVDPEGRIYAVNGTARDGENVPAVARVSREAAIQAALRNTVGTGLSAESAQLVYFRNELGRLQLAYEVVVTGEGAELPVRDHVFVSARDGSFLGSDTDIHTALNRKVYSANNGSSTPGTLKRSEGQAATGDAHVDGNYDKLGGTYDCYKNNFGRDSFDNAGAALISTVHYSTRYVNAYWDGTQMVYGDGDGVNSGMLGLSADVTTHELTHAVTEYESNLTYSGESGGLNEAMSDIFGAYCESYASGTWATTDAVFMVGDDIWTPATPNDALRYMYDPAKDGVSLDFWTSTAGSKDVHYSSGIANLAFTLLSRGGTHPRGKSTTTVTGIGVQKAGAIFYKANTDYMTASTNFAQARTYTEQAATALGYTAAEVASVTAAWTAVGVGAGTPPPPTCTTTVALSNGVPVTGISAAASAWSCTYTLAVPAGSTNLTFDLSGGTGDGDMYVKFGSAPTSSSYDCRPYKGGNTENCTIAAPSTGTWYVKIYGYSAASGMSLKGAYTAGSGGGGDVLTSGVESAQYSGAGASWKCFTLNVPAGKTSVVFTQTGKTGTTGDADLYVRQGSQPTTTSYACRPYLSGNTETCTISSPAAGTWYACSYGYSAYANVTMKGTY, from the coding sequence TTGGTTCGTAATCGGATTCTGACCGCGCTCCTCGCCCTGCCCCTCGCGGCGTGCGGCGTGGATGGCTCGAACGAGACGCAGACGGAGGGCGCCGACGGCGTTGGTACCCTGTCTTCGGCCGACGTGAAGTCCGCCCTGAGCGTCATCCCTGGCGCCGAGGTCCTCGGCAAGCACGAGGACGGCGCGGTTCCCTTCTTCGTCCGGGGTGACTTCGGTACCACGGGCCAGTCGCTGCACGGCCTCGCGGCCAGCGACGTGCGCGCCCAGATGGGCGACGCGCTCAACCGCATCGCCCCCATCTTCCGCCTGCAGGCGGCGGACCTGGTGGTGCGGAGCTCCCGCGTCGACGAGCTGGGCCACACGCACGTGCGCTATGCCCAGACGAAGAACGGGCTGCCGGTGGTGAACGATGAGCTCGTCGTCCACGTGGACCCCGAGGGCCGCATCTACGCGGTCAACGGCACGGCCCGCGATGGCGAGAACGTGCCGGCCGTGGCGCGCGTCTCGCGCGAGGCCGCCATCCAGGCCGCCCTGCGCAACACCGTGGGCACCGGGCTGTCCGCCGAGAGCGCCCAGCTGGTCTACTTCCGCAACGAGCTCGGCCGGCTCCAGCTGGCCTACGAGGTGGTGGTGACGGGCGAGGGCGCCGAGCTGCCCGTGCGTGACCACGTCTTCGTGAGCGCGCGCGACGGCTCCTTCCTCGGCAGCGACACGGACATCCACACCGCGCTCAACCGCAAGGTGTACAGCGCCAACAACGGCAGCAGCACCCCGGGCACGCTCAAGCGCTCCGAGGGCCAGGCGGCCACGGGCGATGCCCACGTCGACGGCAACTACGACAAGCTGGGTGGCACCTACGACTGCTACAAGAACAACTTCGGCCGCGACTCGTTCGACAACGCGGGCGCCGCGCTCATCAGCACGGTGCACTACAGCACCAGGTACGTGAACGCGTACTGGGACGGCACCCAGATGGTGTACGGCGATGGCGATGGCGTGAACTCGGGCATGCTGGGTCTGTCCGCGGACGTGACCACGCACGAGCTCACCCACGCGGTGACCGAGTACGAGTCCAACCTCACCTACTCGGGTGAGTCCGGTGGCCTCAACGAGGCGATGAGCGACATCTTCGGCGCCTACTGCGAGAGCTACGCCTCGGGCACCTGGGCCACCACCGATGCGGTGTTCATGGTGGGCGACGACATCTGGACGCCGGCCACCCCGAATGACGCGCTCCGCTACATGTACGACCCGGCCAAGGACGGCGTCTCGCTGGACTTCTGGACGAGCACCGCTGGCAGCAAGGACGTGCACTACAGCTCGGGCATCGCCAACCTGGCCTTCACGCTGCTCTCCAGGGGCGGCACGCACCCGCGTGGCAAGTCGACCACGACGGTGACGGGCATTGGCGTGCAGAAGGCCGGCGCCATCTTCTACAAGGCCAACACGGACTACATGACGGCCTCCACCAACTTCGCCCAGGCGAGGACGTACACCGAGCAGGCCGCGACGGCGCTCGGCTACACGGCGGCGGAAGTCGCGTCCGTGACGGCGGCCTGGACCGCGGTGGGCGTGGGTGCTGGTACGCCTCCTCCGCCGACCTGCACGACGACGGTGGCGCTCTCCAACGGCGTCCCGGTGACGGGCATCTCCGCCGCTGCCAGCGCCTGGAGCTGCACCTACACGCTGGCCGTGCCGGCGGGTTCCACCAACCTGACGTTCGACCTGAGCGGTGGCACGGGTGACGGCGACATGTACGTGAAGTTCGGCTCCGCGCCGACCAGCTCCTCGTACGACTGCCGTCCGTACAAGGGTGGCAACACGGAGAACTGCACCATCGCCGCCCCGAGCACCGGCACCTGGTACGTGAAGATCTACGGCTACTCGGCGGCCTCGGGCATGAGCCTGAAGGGCGCGTACACCGCGGGCTCCGGTGGTGGTGGCGACGTGCTGACCAGCGGCGTGGAGTCGGCCCAGTACTCGGGCGCTGGGGCCTCGTGGAAGTGCTTCACGCTGAACGTGCCGGCCGGGAAGACCTCGGTGGTCTTCACCCAGACGGGCAAGACGGGCACCACGGGTGACGCGGACCTGTACGTGAGGCAGGGCTCGCAGCCCACCACCACCTCGTATGCCTGCCGTCCGTACCTGAGCGGCAACACCGAGACCTGCACCATCAGCAGCCCGGCCGCCGGCACCTGGTACGCGTGCTCCTACGGCTACAGCGCGTACGCCAACGTGACGATGAAGGGCACGTACTAA
- a CDS encoding tellurite resistance TerB family protein: MTLSTEDRFNIEVIKLMLQVAWVDRELTQAERLVILGLGRSWNVPEGELHTLMDKLKAGGTMPEPDLEVLRTRPDDVMEATRALCVSDGKLAEGEKALLERISARLNVPGS, from the coding sequence ATGACGCTCTCCACCGAGGACCGCTTCAACATCGAGGTCATCAAGCTGATGCTGCAGGTCGCATGGGTCGACCGGGAGCTCACCCAGGCCGAGCGCCTGGTCATCCTGGGTCTGGGCCGCAGCTGGAACGTCCCCGAGGGGGAGCTGCACACCCTCATGGACAAGCTCAAGGCCGGCGGCACCATGCCCGAGCCGGACCTGGAGGTGCTGCGCACCCGTCCGGACGACGTGATGGAGGCCACGCGCGCCCTGTGCGTCTCCGACGGCAAGCTCGCCGAGGGGGAGAAGGCCCTGCTCGAGCGCATCAGCGCCCGGCTGAACGTACCGGGAAGCTGA
- a CDS encoding ExbD/TolR family protein, with the protein MAGGAQDNDEEITGINVTPLVDVVLVLLIIFMVTANFIVRETVEVDLPRAANGGETVQGLVNVVLDKQGKLFFDGAEVSEDELRRKVVESLAKDKETRAIISADQSLPYGRVMRLIDVVKGEGIAKFALNIEKDVAPAAAPAVP; encoded by the coding sequence ATGGCCGGCGGCGCGCAGGACAACGACGAGGAGATCACCGGCATCAACGTCACCCCGCTGGTGGACGTGGTGCTGGTGCTCCTCATCATCTTCATGGTGACGGCCAACTTCATCGTCCGCGAGACGGTGGAGGTGGATCTGCCCCGCGCGGCCAATGGCGGCGAGACGGTGCAGGGGCTCGTCAACGTGGTGCTGGACAAGCAGGGCAAGCTCTTCTTCGACGGCGCCGAGGTGAGCGAGGACGAGCTGCGGCGCAAGGTGGTCGAGTCCCTGGCGAAGGACAAGGAGACGCGCGCCATCATCAGCGCGGACCAGAGCCTGCCGTACGGACGGGTGATGCGGCTCATCGACGTGGTGAAGGGTGAGGGCATCGCCAAGTTCGCGCTCAACATCGAGAAGGACGTGGCGCCCGCGGCAGCACCCGCGGTGCCCTGA
- a CDS encoding energy transducer TonB yields the protein MSQAALDNPLPDRRDHSSRAVLLFLLVSLMVHGVGFTLLSRMAERTPPPVQRPVELVMVEVQKPPPPPPPPKEEPKPEPPKPKVVPKPPPVKVAQAEKPPPPPPPDAAPPPPNDAPPPEQPSKPVPLVVGISMSSTTSAGGFAAPVGNTVYGKTGDKATDPKEVKAYSAPKYVPVYQVDTEPSVASEVKIPYPDEARRAGIEGTVTLSITIDNEGRVVKATVVKGLGYGLDEAAREALLRFRFKPAVKNGEPVSTEMKYSYTFLLD from the coding sequence ATGAGCCAGGCCGCGCTCGACAACCCGCTCCCCGACCGCCGCGACCACTCCTCGCGCGCGGTGCTCCTGTTCCTGCTCGTGTCCCTCATGGTGCACGGCGTGGGCTTCACGCTGTTGTCCCGGATGGCCGAGCGCACGCCGCCTCCGGTGCAGCGTCCCGTGGAGCTGGTGATGGTGGAGGTCCAGAAGCCGCCTCCGCCCCCGCCGCCTCCCAAGGAGGAGCCCAAGCCGGAGCCGCCCAAGCCGAAGGTGGTGCCCAAGCCCCCGCCCGTGAAGGTGGCCCAGGCGGAGAAGCCGCCCCCGCCGCCTCCGCCGGACGCGGCGCCCCCGCCTCCCAACGACGCGCCTCCGCCCGAGCAGCCCTCCAAGCCGGTGCCGCTGGTGGTGGGCATCTCCATGTCCTCCACCACGAGCGCCGGTGGCTTCGCCGCCCCGGTGGGCAACACCGTCTATGGAAAGACGGGCGACAAGGCGACGGACCCCAAGGAAGTCAAAGCCTACTCGGCGCCCAAGTACGTGCCCGTGTACCAGGTGGACACGGAGCCCTCCGTGGCCTCCGAGGTGAAGATCCCCTACCCCGACGAGGCCCGGCGCGCGGGCATCGAGGGCACGGTGACGCTCTCCATCACCATCGACAACGAGGGCCGCGTGGTGAAGGCCACCGTCGTCAAGGGCCTGGGCTATGGCCTGGACGAGGCGGCGCGTGAGGCCCTGCTGCGCTTCCGCTTCAAGCCGGCCGTCAAGAACGGCGAGCCCGTCTCCACGGAGATGAAGTACTCGTACACGTTCCTACTCGACTGA